Proteins encoded within one genomic window of Candidatus Nezhaarchaeota archaeon:
- a CDS encoding 4Fe-4S binding protein yields MRRIVRIDPEKCDGCGACVPACPEGALQIVNGKATLVKESLCDGLGACIKECPKGAITIEERKAELLEASNERVIPHEVAQVGTQTSKDLRIVNWPVKLELINPRAPFLNNHELVVAADCTPFIYKDFVSYFSGKVVASGCPMFGDKSLYRDKIMGMIRHNDVLSIKVVRMEVPCCSDLVRITREALERSGKKLSVEELIVTIDGKIRTT; encoded by the coding sequence ATGAGGAGGATAGTTAGGATCGATCCCGAGAAGTGTGATGGTTGTGGTGCTTGCGTGCCAGCTTGCCCCGAGGGAGCTCTTCAGATAGTTAATGGGAAAGCGACTTTGGTAAAGGAATCTTTGTGTGATGGCTTAGGAGCCTGCATTAAAGAATGTCCTAAAGGAGCCATAACCATCGAGGAACGCAAAGCTGAGCTCCTCGAGGCGAGCAATGAACGTGTCATCCCTCATGAAGTTGCTCAGGTAGGAACTCAGACTTCCAAGGACTTAAGGATAGTGAATTGGCCGGTAAAGCTCGAGCTAATCAATCCACGAGCACCATTTCTGAATAATCATGAGCTCGTAGTTGCTGCTGACTGCACCCCCTTCATTTACAAAGACTTTGTTTCCTACTTCAGCGGTAAGGTTGTTGCGTCAGGCTGTCCGATGTTTGGAGATAAAAGTCTCTATAGGGACAAGATCATGGGTATGATAAGGCATAACGATGTGCTGTCTATCAAGGTTGTGAGAATGGAGGTTCCATGCTGTTCCGATCTAGTCAGGATAACTCGCGAAGCTCTCGAAAGATCTGGAAAGAAGTTAAGCGTTGAAGAGCTAATAGTAACGATTGACGGTAAGATACGAACTACATAG
- a CDS encoding NADH-quinone oxidoreductase subunit H encodes MLHELLFEIIVYPGVIFLCLAIWLTQWYHRKVYARMQNRIGPLHTGPFGILQPVADYLKLFFKEDVSIEGSSPRLALTLLSIATGSLVALTLMLPVTPFRPIAADYDVMLAMYLLVWPTIALALIGMLTPNPFSAVGASRIFSMTLAYEVTFVASILTPIILSTAMSSSNYSLYYSCLNAWKLWLNPYTIIPMILALIAAIISLQCKLLSKPFDIPEAETEIVAGPFTEYSGFKLALIIGLHDLEMVVGSLLITMLFFGGFAPFTWLPWYLAIVITIVEYVVVVTILTWIKAMTARLRVDQALIIFWKYVLPMAAIALLTSVVIAHLAT; translated from the coding sequence ATGCTCCACGAATTACTATTCGAAATAATAGTGTACCCAGGTGTGATCTTCTTATGCCTAGCCATATGGTTAACACAATGGTACCATAGAAAAGTTTACGCGCGCATGCAAAATAGAATCGGCCCCCTACATACTGGCCCCTTCGGGATTCTCCAACCCGTAGCAGACTACCTCAAGCTCTTCTTCAAGGAAGACGTTTCGATCGAAGGCTCAAGCCCACGGTTAGCGCTAACCCTCCTCTCAATAGCCACTGGCTCATTAGTTGCTCTAACCCTTATGCTGCCCGTAACACCATTTCGCCCAATAGCAGCTGACTACGATGTAATGCTAGCTATGTACCTGTTAGTCTGGCCGACAATCGCGCTAGCGTTGATAGGTATGTTGACTCCAAATCCCTTTAGTGCCGTGGGGGCATCGAGAATCTTCAGCATGACATTGGCATACGAAGTTACGTTTGTTGCCTCCATCTTAACCCCGATAATCCTCTCTACTGCGATGAGCTCTTCAAATTACTCACTTTATTACTCTTGCCTTAATGCTTGGAAGCTTTGGCTTAACCCCTACACCATAATACCGATGATTTTAGCCTTAATAGCAGCGATCATATCACTACAATGCAAGCTCTTATCAAAGCCTTTCGACATACCCGAAGCTGAGACTGAGATAGTAGCGGGCCCCTTCACTGAGTACTCAGGCTTTAAGTTGGCTTTAATCATCGGGCTTCACGACTTAGAGATGGTTGTGGGCTCGCTACTTATAACAATGTTATTTTTTGGAGGCTTTGCGCCCTTTACGTGGTTGCCTTGGTACCTAGCGATAGTGATAACAATCGTTGAATATGTGGTGGTAGTTACGATACTAACGTGGATCAAGGCAATGACCGCGAGGCTGAGAGTAGATCAAGCCCTCATAATATTCTGGAAGTACGTTCTCCCAATGGCTGCGATAGCTCTATTGACATCCGTTGTAATAGCTCACTTAGCTACTTAA
- a CDS encoding MFS transporter, whose translation MIRRILVVFVLLGLISLLADMVYEGARSVSGAYLEHLEAPPVASAIIGVGELIGYFFRFVSGILASYLGSSAILWGFVALGYTMNAMVLPFLAFAGSWWIASSLYLLERVGKGLRTPLRDVILAEVTEGIGRGKGFGLHEVMDQVGALAGPLFFAYMLIHYDYPKAFLALLIPGTLAMMFVFTASFLYPKIKSIEVSQRKISFRGLGKRFWLYTLSMNFQSLGFVHWAIASYFLKHWEVLGDAEIAVLYAIAMGIDALVAFPIGHLYDVMKFKSLYIAPIATLVTVLLLTTRITTLAYVMAVLWGITMGVSETIMRASIVDIVHRDNLAMAYGTFGMLYGISWSIGGFIMTLALQLSASIAIIHVVLTQAASLLTLTFLTIRSG comes from the coding sequence ATGATTAGAAGAATTTTAGTAGTGTTCGTACTATTAGGGCTCATCTCTCTGCTTGCTGACATGGTTTATGAGGGAGCTAGGTCAGTTAGCGGAGCTTATCTAGAGCACCTGGAAGCTCCGCCCGTTGCCTCAGCCATAATTGGCGTAGGCGAGCTCATAGGATACTTCTTTAGATTTGTGAGCGGTATACTAGCATCCTACCTAGGATCCTCAGCCATCCTCTGGGGCTTTGTAGCACTAGGTTATACCATGAACGCCATGGTTTTACCATTCCTTGCCTTCGCAGGTTCATGGTGGATTGCGTCGTCGCTATACCTCTTAGAGAGAGTTGGAAAGGGCTTAAGGACCCCCCTAAGGGACGTGATCTTAGCTGAGGTTACAGAAGGTATTGGTAGGGGAAAGGGCTTTGGGCTTCACGAAGTTATGGATCAAGTCGGTGCTTTAGCTGGTCCACTTTTCTTCGCGTACATGCTCATACATTACGATTATCCTAAAGCCTTTTTGGCGCTCTTGATTCCAGGAACATTGGCCATGATGTTCGTGTTTACAGCTTCTTTTCTTTATCCAAAGATTAAGAGTATTGAGGTCTCACAGAGAAAGATCTCATTTAGAGGTCTAGGTAAAAGGTTTTGGCTGTACACGCTATCAATGAACTTTCAATCTTTAGGATTCGTGCATTGGGCAATAGCCTCCTACTTCTTAAAGCATTGGGAGGTCTTGGGAGATGCAGAGATAGCAGTACTTTATGCAATTGCAATGGGTATAGATGCTCTCGTAGCCTTCCCAATAGGCCACCTCTATGATGTGATGAAGTTTAAGAGTCTTTACATAGCACCCATAGCGACGTTAGTGACAGTGTTGTTACTGACCACGAGGATTACTACGCTGGCATATGTAATGGCAGTTCTCTGGGGAATTACCATGGGAGTCTCGGAGACTATTATGAGGGCATCCATAGTTGATATTGTTCATAGAGATAATTTGGCTATGGCTTATGGGACCTTTGGGATGCTTTACGGGATTTCATGGAGCATCGGAGGCTTTATTATGACTTTAGCACTGCAGCTATCAGCATCGATAGCGATAATTCATGTAGTCCTAACGCAGGCAGCATCTCTTCTTACATTGACATTCTTGACCATTCGATCTGGCTAG
- the hcp gene encoding hydroxylamine reductase — MGEQQFKMFCYQCVQTAKGQGCTIMGVCGKKPTVARLQDFLIFGVKGVSAYLYHARELGYSDPEVNRFLEEAVFTTLTNVNFDERELFEYCLKLGEANIKAMRLLKKAHIEAYGEPEPTLVRTSPVKGRGIIVTGHSLRALDELLKQTEGTGIKVYTHSEMLPAHGYPKLKKYEHLAGNLGKAWYDQRQLFAKYPMAILATTNCALIPTEAYRNRMFTTGPVRLPGVKHISDYDYTEVIKRAEELPEVQEEESKVVLQTGFSRSAILSQAKKIKELVDEGKIRRVFLIGGCDSPLREMEYFRELALKLPRETIILTLACGKYRINDLDLGTIDGLPRLLDLGQCNDAIVAIDLIQDLAKLLNMEVQELPLTIVLSWCEQKAVSILLSLLYLNMKSIYLAPRLPAWINEDILKVLRERYELKMISSPESDLREMLGGR, encoded by the coding sequence ATGGGCGAGCAACAATTTAAGATGTTCTGCTATCAGTGTGTTCAGACAGCTAAAGGACAAGGCTGTACGATAATGGGGGTCTGTGGTAAGAAGCCCACCGTTGCTCGCCTCCAGGATTTCTTGATTTTCGGTGTTAAAGGGGTTTCAGCCTACCTCTACCATGCTAGAGAGCTTGGCTACTCAGATCCAGAGGTTAATCGCTTCTTAGAGGAAGCAGTCTTCACGACTTTAACTAACGTGAACTTCGATGAGAGAGAGCTTTTCGAGTACTGCTTGAAGCTTGGAGAAGCCAACATAAAGGCTATGAGGTTGCTAAAGAAGGCTCACATAGAGGCTTATGGCGAGCCTGAGCCGACGTTAGTTAGGACGAGCCCTGTTAAGGGTCGTGGGATTATAGTTACTGGTCACAGCTTGAGGGCCTTGGATGAGCTGTTGAAGCAAACTGAGGGTACCGGGATAAAAGTCTACACTCACTCTGAAATGCTACCGGCACATGGATACCCTAAGCTTAAGAAGTACGAGCACCTAGCTGGTAACCTAGGTAAAGCATGGTACGATCAAAGGCAATTATTCGCCAAGTACCCGATGGCAATATTGGCAACGACTAATTGTGCATTAATACCAACAGAAGCCTATAGGAACAGGATGTTCACGACTGGACCGGTTAGATTACCAGGTGTTAAGCACATAAGCGACTACGACTACACGGAGGTCATTAAGAGAGCTGAGGAACTTCCAGAGGTTCAGGAGGAGGAGAGCAAAGTAGTTTTACAAACTGGGTTCTCCAGATCAGCGATATTAAGCCAAGCTAAGAAGATCAAGGAGTTAGTAGATGAAGGCAAGATAAGACGCGTATTCCTCATAGGTGGTTGCGATTCACCACTTCGAGAAATGGAGTACTTTAGAGAGCTGGCTTTGAAACTCCCTAGGGAAACGATAATCCTCACCCTTGCTTGTGGTAAGTACAGGATAAACGATTTAGACCTAGGTACCATCGATGGTTTGCCGAGGTTATTGGACCTTGGACAGTGCAATGACGCCATAGTAGCTATAGACTTAATCCAAGACTTAGCTAAGCTCTTAAACATGGAGGTTCAGGAGCTACCACTAACAATCGTGTTAAGTTGGTGTGAACAGAAGGCTGTAAGCATTCTTCTGAGCTTGCTATACTTAAACATGAAGAGCATTTACTTGGCTCCTAGGCTTCCAGCTTGGATTAACGAAGACATCCTTAAAGTATTAAGAGAACGATATGAGCTAAAGATGATATCGAGCCCAGAAAGCGACTTAAGAGAGATGTTAGGGGGTCGATAA
- a CDS encoding alpha/beta hydrolase: MPKIRIGDVNIYYEIKGEGDPLVMIMGLAGNLDWWDPKMISELSKHFKLILFDNRGAGRSDMGQKQFSIKLFADDTAGLMNALGIPKANVLGFSMGGMIAQELVLNYPEKVKKLVLCSTFCGARRGVLPPPQPVPLDDLAENPRKVMEFMARMIFTEEFINSNPQAFEDMIQRMLRAPITKEAFIKQFYAIMEFDTYDRLPQIKVPTLVLHGKMDILLPVENATILASAIPNAKLVILERSGHGLAEEIEKVIAEIIDFLREG; encoded by the coding sequence ATGCCTAAGATAAGAATTGGGGATGTGAACATTTACTATGAAATCAAAGGTGAAGGAGATCCCTTAGTCATGATAATGGGTTTAGCAGGAAATTTAGACTGGTGGGATCCAAAGATGATTTCAGAGCTCTCGAAGCACTTTAAGCTCATACTATTCGACAATAGGGGTGCTGGACGTAGTGATATGGGTCAAAAACAATTCTCCATAAAGCTCTTTGCTGATGATACTGCAGGATTAATGAACGCACTAGGCATTCCAAAAGCTAATGTCTTGGGCTTCTCAATGGGCGGAATGATAGCTCAGGAGCTGGTGTTAAACTATCCTGAAAAAGTCAAGAAGCTAGTTTTATGCTCAACGTTTTGTGGTGCTAGGCGAGGTGTGCTTCCACCTCCACAGCCAGTACCTCTCGATGATTTAGCGGAAAATCCCAGGAAAGTCATGGAGTTCATGGCGAGAATGATCTTTACTGAGGAGTTCATCAATAGCAATCCTCAAGCGTTCGAGGACATGATACAGCGAATGCTGAGAGCTCCAATCACAAAGGAGGCCTTCATAAAGCAGTTCTACGCTATAATGGAGTTCGATACCTACGATAGGCTACCGCAGATAAAGGTCCCCACGTTGGTATTGCACGGGAAGATGGACATACTCTTACCAGTAGAGAATGCCACGATACTAGCTAGCGCTATACCTAACGCTAAGCTTGTGATTCTTGAAAGGTCGGGACATGGGTTAGCAGAGGAGATCGAGAAAGTGATCGCGGAAATAATCGATTTCCTACGTGAAGGTTAA
- a CDS encoding Lrp/AsnC family transcriptional regulator → MTTLPIKFPLKLDDKDLKIISLYSENPELSQEEVAKKIGISQPAVAMRVKRLKQLGALEHKVGINPLKIGLHVAKVDVSTVNVNKVLSKFANCPYFLNGFVTTGKNNLCLLFMAEDLSTLEAIVDNHLRIDEDVRDVEFNIVVSAVRGLIAPIKVYERAEERPPCGSAIICRECPSFRDGSCAGCPALGHSQSMLRSNY, encoded by the coding sequence ATGACGACCTTACCTATAAAGTTCCCATTAAAACTTGATGACAAAGACCTCAAGATTATATCGCTTTACTCTGAGAACCCTGAGCTATCTCAAGAGGAAGTGGCGAAGAAGATTGGCATATCTCAACCAGCTGTAGCTATGAGAGTTAAGAGACTCAAGCAGTTAGGAGCTTTAGAGCATAAGGTCGGTATAAATCCATTAAAGATAGGTCTCCACGTTGCTAAGGTTGATGTATCAACTGTCAACGTCAATAAAGTTCTAAGTAAATTTGCTAATTGCCCCTACTTCCTAAACGGCTTCGTGACGACGGGGAAAAACAATTTATGTCTCTTGTTCATGGCTGAGGATCTGTCAACCCTCGAAGCCATAGTCGACAATCACTTAAGGATCGACGAGGATGTGAGGGACGTAGAGTTCAACATAGTCGTATCAGCTGTTAGAGGGCTCATAGCGCCGATTAAGGTCTACGAAAGGGCTGAAGAGAGGCCTCCATGTGGAAGTGCAATTATTTGTCGTGAGTGCCCTAGCTTTAGAGATGGTTCATGTGCTGGTTGCCCGGCTCTAGGACACAGTCAATCGATGTTGAGATCTAATTATTAA